In Massilia sp. METH4, the genomic window CGGCGACGAGCAGATCGCCGCCCTGCGGGCCGGGCGCGTCATCTGAGGAGCGGCGATGGCCACGATGGTGATGTTCCACCCCGATTGCCTGGAGCACCTGCCCGGCGCGGGCCACCCGGAAGCGCCAGAGCGGCTGCACGTGGTGATGCGGGCACTCTGGGCGCCGGAATTTTCGGCGCTCGCATGGCGCGAGGCGCCGGCCGGCACCCGCGAGCAGGTCTTGCTGGTCCACGAAGCGGACTATGTCGACACCGTTACCGCCATGGTGCCCCGGCATGGGGTCGCGGTGCTCGACGGCGGCGACACCGTGCTGTCGCCCCGCTCGCTCGACGCGGTGATGCGCTGCGTGGGCGCCGCCTGCGCGGGTGTGGACGCCGTGCTGGCGGGGGAGGCCGACAACGTGTTCTGCGCCACCCGGCCCTGCGGGCACCACGCCGAGCCGGACCGGGCGATGGGCTTTTGCATTTTCAACCAGGTGGCCATCGCGGCCATGCACGCGCTGCACGCCCACGGCCTGGCCAGGGTGGCGGTCATCGATTTCGACGTCCACCACGGCAACGGCACGCAGGCCGCGGCGCATGGCGAACCGCGGCTGTTCTTCGGCTCCAGCCATCAATCGCCGCTCTATCCGGGCACCGGCGCCGCGCACGAGCGGGGCGGCAGCGGCAATGTCGTCAACGTGCCGCTGCCGCCCGGCTGTACCTCGCAGGCGTTCCGCAACAGCGTGTCGATGCGGATGCTGCCCGCGCTACGCGCCTTCGCGCCGGAGCTGATCCTCGTCTCCGCCGGCTTCGACGCGCACCGGCTCGACCCGCTGGCCCAGCTGGCGCTGGACGACGACGACTTCGGC contains:
- a CDS encoding histone deacetylase family protein; amino-acid sequence: MATMVMFHPDCLEHLPGAGHPEAPERLHVVMRALWAPEFSALAWREAPAGTREQVLLVHEADYVDTVTAMVPRHGVAVLDGGDTVLSPRSLDAVMRCVGAACAGVDAVLAGEADNVFCATRPCGHHAEPDRAMGFCIFNQVAIAAMHALHAHGLARVAVIDFDVHHGNGTQAAAHGEPRLFFGSSHQSPLYPGTGAAHERGGSGNVVNVPLPPGCTSQAFRNSVSMRMLPALRAFAPELILVSAGFDAHRLDPLAQLALDDDDFGWITREVMAIAADLCGGRIVSVLEGGYSGEGLAGGCAAHVRALMGS